From Pseudobdellovibrio exovorus JSS, a single genomic window includes:
- a CDS encoding MotA/TolQ/ExbB proton channel family protein — MKNILNNNTSIVFLSLLILAQKGFAASPPTSTNVGTEMNALNSLLQASFVVQLTILILISLSILSWAIGWSKYQQFKKIKAANAEFDNLFWATSSFDSLFEKVDNFSESPHARVFKAAYLEMKKIAESPLMNKSHGDNPQLTGLDNLERSLRKASENEIANMEGRLTILASTGSTGPFIGLFGTVWGIMGSFHQIGVTGSASLAAVAPGISEALIATAIGLAAAIPAVMIYNNCISVIRKEEVSLNNFSTDFLNIVKRNFFKG; from the coding sequence ATGAAAAACATCTTGAACAACAACACCTCGATCGTTTTCCTTTCACTCTTAATTCTAGCACAAAAAGGCTTTGCAGCGTCTCCCCCGACCTCTACTAACGTCGGTACCGAGATGAATGCTTTGAACAGTTTGTTACAAGCTAGCTTTGTCGTGCAATTGACAATTCTGATTCTGATCAGTTTATCTATCCTAAGCTGGGCTATTGGCTGGTCGAAATACCAACAGTTTAAAAAAATCAAAGCCGCCAATGCTGAATTCGACAATTTGTTCTGGGCGACAAGCTCTTTTGATTCTCTTTTTGAAAAGGTAGATAACTTTTCAGAAAGTCCGCATGCGCGCGTTTTCAAAGCGGCTTATTTAGAAATGAAAAAAATTGCTGAGTCTCCGTTGATGAATAAATCCCATGGCGACAATCCGCAGTTAACAGGCTTAGATAATTTAGAGCGCTCTTTACGCAAAGCCTCTGAAAATGAAATCGCCAATATGGAAGGACGCCTGACTATTCTTGCCTCTACAGGTTCTACTGGTCCCTTCATCGGCCTTTTCGGTACTGTTTGGGGAATTATGGGCTCTTTCCATCAAATCGGTGTGACAGGTTCTGCCAGCTTGGCCGCAGTGGCTCCGGGTATTTCTGAAGCCTTGATTGCAACGGCTATCGGTCTTGCTGCCGCTATCCCTGCCGTTATGATTTACAACAACTGTATTTCTGTGATTCGTAAAGAAGAAGTTTCACTGAATAACTTCAGCACTGATTTTTTAAACATCGTTAAACGTAATTTTTTTAAAGGTTAA